The genomic region TTGTTAGTACTGATACAGTATTTATGAGGGTACAATTTGTTGGGGGGATGATTGTGAAAAGGTTTTTTTTAGGAATTTTTGTTGTGCTTTTTACAGTTAACAGCATTGGGTGTTCCTCAGGCACCACAACCCAAAAAAGCAGTGTGAGTATTGATGATGAAACAAAAGATATTTCTGAAGCCTTAAGTATAGACATAGATAGAACTCTTCAAGAGCTTGCCCTTTGCTTTGATGTCAGGATTTCACAGGGGGATCTAAGCTGGCAGGTTTTAAGTCCTCAAGGTCAAGTAGTAAAAGAAGGCAAAGTTGAAAGTGGTGAAAGCTATAGAGAACGTCTTTACTTTGCACCTAGGCAAGGGCGATGGATTGTTGAAGTTGACGGGAAAAAAATAGCTGGCAAGGTGGAAATGGAGTGGGTTGGTACTAAATAGCTTTTAGAAGTTTAAGTTTATATAAAAAAGAAGAACCCAAGGGCTGGATTCTTCTTTTTTATATGTTAACTTAGATTTATAACTTGATATATCCTTTGCGTAACAATAGCAGCTAAGACTGTAAGAGCCAAATCTTTGATAAAAGCTGGAATCATCCAACTTAAAATTACAGAATAATGCACAGCATCTAAACCGACGATTATCCTGTAAGCGAAATACATATAATGGACTCCTAATATATAATTTGTTAACAGTCCTAATAAAGCAGCCATTAAGTAAGTTTTTTGGGTTAAAACGCTAGAGTTTTCCATAAACTTACCAACAACATAAGCTACTGATATAAAAGATAAGATAAAACCAAAAGTAGGACTTAAAATTACATTTAATCCCCCTTGTAAATTTGCAAAAATTGGAGCTCCAGCTAAACCAATGACAGTATAAGCAGTCATAGATAAAACCCCCATACGGCTGCCTAGAAGAATCCCGGCCATAATAGAGAAAAAAGTCTGTAAAGTAACTGGGACTCCGCCTACCATTAAGAAAGAAGTGGCATTAGCTCCTATCGCCATCAGTGCTACAAACAGCCCAGTCAAAACTATGTCGCGGGCTGATAATTTACTTTTTGTTGTCATACTTCACCTCGAAATATTAGATTTGAAATAACTTATTACTCTTTTGAAAAAGTTTGTTTGGGTTATGGGAAATACATCTTTTGCCAGATCACACTCTATTTTAGGCGGATGGTCTGTTACCTGTTTACTTATATAACACTTTCCCTTATCATTAGCTACCATATAAATGGTGTTCTCATCTATAGGCTCAGATAATGGAGCAGACACTCCTCTTGCTTTTGCCACATCGGCGATTTGATTATAGGGCCAATCTAACTGTAACACCCAATCTAAATCAGTGCAAAGCGTATAAAGATTGATATTATCGTGACACATATTTTCATTTATAAACTGTATGTTGCCACTTTCCTCATCAAGATATGCAGCAAGCTTAGGACTATAATGGTAACCCTTAGAGGATAGTTTAGCTACATTAACCTCAAAAAAATTGCTAGTTTGTGGAGCTATTTCTTCAAATTCAACGCTGCAATTGGGCATGTATTTACGCTTGCTTTCTCTACTAAGAAAAAAAGCTGCAAAAGATTCCGCAAAATACTCAGAGCAGTTATCAGTATAATAACTTAAGTCACAGCTACAGCAATTAAACAACTTGGTTGCCTCTTGCGAACAGATGTCTTCAAATTTTTCTGTGTTAGATATATCCTCGAGGAGAAAATAGTCCACTAGATGTCCAATCTCATGAAAAGTAACACAAGTAGCATTATCTACATCCAACCTTACTACAGCTAGACGGTAATTTGGAGAAGCGATACCAGACAGGTGAGAACTAACAACGCCAGAGTCAAGAGACATATTTTCATAGAACTCTGGCTGATCGGAGATGCTTCCGGTTACAAAACGCAAATTTACTCCTAACCGAGTTAACTCCTTTAAAAGCGCAGTAGGTATTCTTTCTATTTCCTCTAGTGCCTGTAAAAGAGTAGACTCGTGCTTATCACTTAAGTTTTTGTCCAGCTGTAAAAATTGATAAAACAAGCTTTTTAAATCATTATCAACTTCTGCTTGAACTATGAAAGGCTCAAGAATTAAGGCGTTAGAAACTTTCTTTTCAGTTAGTTCTATCATATTTAGAAAAAGTTTTTTATGATCTAACTCGTTTGTACTTAACGTTTGCTCAATCCAGCGACGTCCTGCCTGAGAAAGCAAAGCTTCATTAGCATTACAGGAGAAATAAGAACCGTCAGGGCGTAGGAAACTTCCCTCTGTTGGGACCCCGTAAAGCCAATTCCCTTCAAAAATCTTATCTCCATCCAAAGTAAAAAGTTCGCCTTGACCGTGTGGAAGTCCTAACTCCCACTGCCCTTGATAGACAACATTTTCTTTTATATATAGATTGCCCTGTCCGCTAAAATGATTTTTCTCCCAATGCCCTTTATAAGTTAGGTTTTTATCTTGTAACAAACCAAACCCATCGAGATACCCCTCATGAAACTCTCCTTCTATAATTTTTTCTCCTTTTTGGTTAAACACAACACCTTCAGAGTGGGGGGCACCCCCCTTAAGTTGGCCCTGGTATTTAAGTTCCCCGTTGGGATGATAAAGATTTTGCCCTAAACGTATATTTATAAAAACAAATAATAAAGATAATAAAAGCAGAAATATTAAAGCAACTAGTAAAAACTTATTAGACAATATATTAGATCCTCGAGGTAATAATTTTTTAATCATTTAAACACTCCTAAAGAATCATATTGACCTACTATAAAATTCGTGATTAAGCTATCTTAATCCTTGTGATAAACTCCTTTTTCTATTAAGAATCTCAAAAAAAATTAAATAAATAAGGAGGAATTATTATATAAGTATAGAAGAGTTTTTTATAAATATTTTTTGAAAAGCAAGTAATGTTCAATAAAATCGAGTGTACAATCTTAGAGGGGATGATATCATGCTAGAAATTTTAAAAAACAGAAGAAGTATCAGAAAGTATGAAAACAAACGGATAGAACAAGAAAAGTTAGCTAAACTTCTAAAAGCAGTTCTTTTATCACCAACCTCAAAAAATAAGCGACCATGGGAATTTATAGTGGTGGAGGATACTCAGACAATGCAAGAACTATCAAAGGCCAAAAAAGGTGGTTCTCAATTTTTAAAAAATGCTCCATTAGCTATAGTGATAACAGCTGATAGTGGCATTAGTGATGTTTGGGTAGAGGATGCTTCAATTGCCTCCATAACCTTACAATATGCAGCTGAATCTTTAGGTCTGGGCTCATGTTGGGTACAGATTAGAAATAGGGAAAATGATGAGGGTGCCAGCGAGCAGTATGTTCAAGACCTTCTTGGGATTCCTAAAGAAAAACATGTCGAATCAATTATAGCTATTGGCTATCCTGCTGAAGAAAAAGAGCCCCACTCAGATGATGAGTTACTTTATGATAAGATTTATAGGGGTAAATATGGGCAGGCGTATCAATAGTTATAGATTAAACTAAAAAGGAGAGGATACTTTTATGAGGAAACTTTTTGCTTTAGGTGCAGTTATTTTGTTGGCTCTATCGATCGTCGGCTGCTCTAGCTACTCTGCAGATGTGTATGAAAGAGAATCCAGTGGTCAACGGGTAGAGATTACTTTTGAAGAGTTAGATGGCAAAGTTGAAGAGTTAATTCATGTAGATAGAAGTGGTGGACTAGATATTGACGTGCTGATAGACAATGGAGAGATTGAGCTAGAACTTGCTTTTTTAGATGAGGAGGAAGAAGAACCTATTGTAACTGATCAATTATCTCAAGTTTTTGACTCAAATAACGACTTGCAGTATAGCACAGATGATTCC from Proteinivorax hydrogeniformans harbors:
- a CDS encoding biotin transporter BioY, which codes for MTTKSKLSARDIVLTGLFVALMAIGANATSFLMVGGVPVTLQTFFSIMAGILLGSRMGVLSMTAYTVIGLAGAPIFANLQGGLNVILSPTFGFILSFISVAYVVGKFMENSSVLTQKTYLMAALLGLLTNYILGVHYMYFAYRIIVGLDAVHYSVILSWMIPAFIKDLALTVLAAIVTQRIYQVINLS
- a CDS encoding nitroreductase family protein, giving the protein MLEILKNRRSIRKYENKRIEQEKLAKLLKAVLLSPTSKNKRPWEFIVVEDTQTMQELSKAKKGGSQFLKNAPLAIVITADSGISDVWVEDASIASITLQYAAESLGLGSCWVQIRNRENDEGASEQYVQDLLGIPKEKHVESIIAIGYPAEEKEPHSDDELLYDKIYRGKYGQAYQ